From Candidatus Endomicrobium procryptotermitis:
AAACTTTCCCTATGCAAAAACCAAGCATCGCTACACCTGCAGCAAGAAAACCTCCCGCTAAACCATTACTTAAAAACCCGTCAGGAATATGCATTTGAATCCTCCAAAATATTAACCGCATACACGGTATGATAATAAATATTACAAAATTAAAAATCGTAACACAAGAACCGAATGTTACTTTAAATTGTTGTTTTAGTATTTTTTTGCAGCACTGGGAAAAGTTTCAATTCTGATTTCAGCTGAATATTATCTTAAATCTGTTTTTTGTAAGATTTCTTTGATTTTTCAAGGTTTTACAATTATTTTTTTAATTTATTTCATTTTTTAAATCATAAAATAATAGTTTTTGCTTTAAAAAAGTTGTTAAGTTGTCAAAGAGATTTTATAATCATTATTTTCTATTGCAAATAAAATGTTGAATAGATTCTCACTGAGGAATTATTTAGCACATATAAAAGCGGGGATTGCCATTGAGATGTTGGGCAGTTCAGTAACCTCACAAGTTTGTCAAAGTCTGTGTGAAGTCGTAGGGTGTGGTATAAACAGCCTATAAAAATTGTCAATTTGCTCTCAAAACAGATTATCCAAATCAAAAATTTCAGTATGGTTTATGACCAAATCTATTAAAGCTATGGTTTTTCTTCCATAACGCTGTCCGCACGCTTCGCCGGGATTTAATATCGTGGTTTTTCCTTGTTTTTCTATGCTTGCTTTATGAAGATGTCCGTATAAAACATAATCGTGTTTTCCGTCCGCCACAATTATTCCGATATTTAAAGGTCTGTGCGCCATGATAAATAGTTTTCCTGAAATTTTAAATTCAAAAGGAGCTTCTTGTATCATTCCGAACTCTGAAATGATGTTTTCAAGAGCAGAGCGTTCTATATCATTATTGCCATAAACAGCTTTAAAACCGCAGTTAAGCTTAGAAAATTCTTTAGCGGAAAAAGGTGAAAAAATATCCCCGCAATGTAAAACCAAATCTGCATTGCGGAGATTAAAAAAATTAACGGCTTTACGTATGCAGCCTATATCATTATGCGTATCTGATATAACGCCGATTAACATATCTATACTGACTTAACTTCTTTTATTTCCGGCACGGACTCCTTTATCGCGTTAGTAACGCCATATTGCAATGTCATTGCCGCCATAGGACAGCCACCGCAGGCGCCTGTAAGTTTAACGCTTACAACTCCGTCATCCGTAACGTCCACAAGTTCGACGTTTCCACCATCAGCCTGTAAACCCGGCCTT
This genomic window contains:
- a CDS encoding NifU family protein, which codes for MTLKEKVEKALDIVRPGLQADGGNVELVDVTDDGVVSVKLTGACGGCPMAAMTLQYGVTNAIKESVPEIKEVKSV
- a CDS encoding metallophosphoesterase, whose amino-acid sequence is MLIGVISDTHNDIGCIRKAVNFFNLRNADLVLHCGDIFSPFSAKEFSKLNCGFKAVYGNNDIERSALENIISEFGMIQEAPFEFKISGKLFIMAHRPLNIGIIVADGKHDYVLYGHLHKASIEKQGKTTILNPGEACGQRYGRKTIALIDLVINHTEIFDLDNLF